One window of Myxocyprinus asiaticus isolate MX2 ecotype Aquarium Trade chromosome 6, UBuf_Myxa_2, whole genome shotgun sequence genomic DNA carries:
- the LOC127442436 gene encoding metal-response element-binding transcription factor 2-like isoform X2: MLCSICQNESSEPPNEIVICDKCGQGYHQLCHAPIIDSGVIASDDKWLCRQCVFATTTKRGGALKKGPNAKALQEMKQSLPYALEDLVWDQGHKTNIQQCYCYCGGPGDWFLKMLQCSKCKQWFHEACIQCFQKPMLYGDRFYQFICSVCNSGPEYLKRLPLRWVDIAHLSLYNLSVIHKKKYFDSELELMAYINDNWDRLQLGELADTPRAERYECILEALNSNLNMFMSGKEIKKKKHLFGLRIRFPPAPQSSDIQSDQEQEKASHEIKIKGRKATKPPQLTSTVTNGSVKKEKRKLRTHSLETLAKLRRSSEILAQNDVKFPTLDNNSLDLMASKSAKREKSLPSSSTSDVESVGATSTSETTSTTISRQSSLGSPSGPHTGCLWPTITQPPLKRPRGRPRQALQPPNPEIPLPCNLEPQPSNSVPEPSPLPSCLYSSMDIIQGLNPDTQLSQLKTSISTYFGAAGRLACGEKYRVLARRVTHDGKVQYLVEWEGVTAS, translated from the exons ATGCTCTGCTCTATATGCCAGAATGAAAGCTCCGAGCCTCCTAATGAAATAGTCATTTGTGACAAATGTGGACAAG GGTACCATCAACTGTGCCATGCCCCCATAATCGACTCAGGTGTCATTGCCTCTGATGACAAATGGCTCTGCCGACAGTGCGTGTTTGCCACAACAACAAAG AGAGGTGGTGCACTGAAGAAGGGTCCAAATGCCAAAGCTCTGCAGGAAATGAAGCAGTCCCTGCCGTATGCCCTGGAAGATCTGGTATGGGACCAGGGCCACAAGACCAACATCCAGCAATGCTACTGCTACTGTGGAGGGCCTGGAGA TTGGTTTCTAAAGATGCTGCAGTGTAGTAAGTGTAAGCAGTGGTTTCATGAAGCCTGCATCCAGTGTTTTCAGAAGCCAATGCTGTATGGAGACAG GTTCTATCAGTTTATTTGTTCAGTTTGTAATAGTGGACCAGAGTACCTCAAACGCCTGCCTTTGAGATG GGTAGATATTGCACACCTGAGCCTGTATAACCTGAGTGTAATTCATAAAAAGAAATACTTTGACTCGGAGCTGGAACTGATGGCTTACATCAATGATAACTGGGACAGGCTACAGCTTGGCGAG CTTGCAGACACCCCAAGAGCAGAACGATATGAATGCATTCTGGAAGCACTGAACAGCAACCTCAACAT GTTCATGTCAGGGAAGGAGATAAAGAAAAAGAAGCACCTGTTTGGATTACGGATTCGTTTCCCACCAGCCCCTCAGAGCTCAGATATCCAGTCAGACCAAGAGCAGGAAAAAGCGTCCCACGAGATCAAGATCAAAGGCAGGAAGGCCACCAAACCCCCTCAATTAACCAG CACTGTCACTAATGGATCGGTGAAGAAAGAAAAGAGGAAACTTCGCACACACTCCTTAGAGACATTAGCCAAACTGAGAAGATCAAGTGAAATTTTGGCACAG AATGATGTGAAGTTTCCAACTCTAGACAATAACTCACTGGACCTGATGGCCTCAAAAAG tGCCAAAAGGGAAAAATCTTTGCCTTCATCAAGTACCTCAGATGTTGAATCTGTTGGTGCCACCAGCACCAGTGAAACTACCTCAACCACCATCTCGAGACAGTCCAG CTTGGGCAGTCCAAGTGGACCACACACCGGATGCCTCTGGCCCACCATCACACAGCCCCCACTGAAGAGGCCCCGGGGACGTCCGCGACAAGCACTGCAGCCGCCAAATCCTGAGATTCCTCTGCCCTGCAACCTAGAACCACAACCCAGCAACAGTGTCCCTGAGCCCAGTCCCCTCCCCTCCTGCCTCTACAGCAGCATGGACATCATACAGGGACTGAACCCTGACACCCAGCTCAGCCAACTCAAGACCTCTATCAGCACTTACTTCGGTGCTGCGGGTCGCTTGGCCTGCGGGGAGAAGTACCGTGTGCTGGCCCGCCGCGTCACTCATGACGGCAAAGTACAGTACTTGGTGGAATGGGAGGGGGTAACAGCTTCCTGA
- the LOC127442436 gene encoding metal-response element-binding transcription factor 2-like isoform X1, with protein sequence MRDSASSDNLAAHQKSPPNRQHKSPVPLSQFPLKDGLTDTAKLAGKFEEGQDVLARWSDGLFYLGNIAKIDTLKHRCFVIFEDQSKSWVLWKDIQTGDSGGEMLCSICQNESSEPPNEIVICDKCGQGYHQLCHAPIIDSGVIASDDKWLCRQCVFATTTKRGGALKKGPNAKALQEMKQSLPYALEDLVWDQGHKTNIQQCYCYCGGPGDWFLKMLQCSKCKQWFHEACIQCFQKPMLYGDRFYQFICSVCNSGPEYLKRLPLRWVDIAHLSLYNLSVIHKKKYFDSELELMAYINDNWDRLQLGELADTPRAERYECILEALNSNLNMFMSGKEIKKKKHLFGLRIRFPPAPQSSDIQSDQEQEKASHEIKIKGRKATKPPQLTSTVTNGSVKKEKRKLRTHSLETLAKLRRSSEILAQNDVKFPTLDNNSLDLMASKSAKREKSLPSSSTSDVESVGATSTSETTSTTISRQSSLGSPSGPHTGCLWPTITQPPLKRPRGRPRQALQPPNPEIPLPCNLEPQPSNSVPEPSPLPSCLYSSMDIIQGLNPDTQLSQLKTSISTYFGAAGRLACGEKYRVLARRVTHDGKVQYLVEWEGVTAS encoded by the exons ATGAG AGACTCGGCAAGTTCGGATAACCTGGCTGCCCATCAAAAATCACCCCCAAATCGCCAACACAAGTCACCGGTGCCCTTGTCACAATTTCCCCTGAAAGATGGGCTGACCGACACGGCCAAGCTCGCCGGCAAGTTTGAGGAGGGGCAGGACGTCCTGGCTCGGTGGTCAGATGGCCTCTTTTACCTGGGCAATATTGCCAAG ATAGATACACTTAAGCATCGCTgctttgtgatttttgaagatcAGTCTAAATCCTGGGTTCTGTGGAAGGACATTCAGACAG GGGACAGTGGAGGGGAGATGCTCTGCTCTATATGCCAGAATGAAAGCTCCGAGCCTCCTAATGAAATAGTCATTTGTGACAAATGTGGACAAG GGTACCATCAACTGTGCCATGCCCCCATAATCGACTCAGGTGTCATTGCCTCTGATGACAAATGGCTCTGCCGACAGTGCGTGTTTGCCACAACAACAAAG AGAGGTGGTGCACTGAAGAAGGGTCCAAATGCCAAAGCTCTGCAGGAAATGAAGCAGTCCCTGCCGTATGCCCTGGAAGATCTGGTATGGGACCAGGGCCACAAGACCAACATCCAGCAATGCTACTGCTACTGTGGAGGGCCTGGAGA TTGGTTTCTAAAGATGCTGCAGTGTAGTAAGTGTAAGCAGTGGTTTCATGAAGCCTGCATCCAGTGTTTTCAGAAGCCAATGCTGTATGGAGACAG GTTCTATCAGTTTATTTGTTCAGTTTGTAATAGTGGACCAGAGTACCTCAAACGCCTGCCTTTGAGATG GGTAGATATTGCACACCTGAGCCTGTATAACCTGAGTGTAATTCATAAAAAGAAATACTTTGACTCGGAGCTGGAACTGATGGCTTACATCAATGATAACTGGGACAGGCTACAGCTTGGCGAG CTTGCAGACACCCCAAGAGCAGAACGATATGAATGCATTCTGGAAGCACTGAACAGCAACCTCAACAT GTTCATGTCAGGGAAGGAGATAAAGAAAAAGAAGCACCTGTTTGGATTACGGATTCGTTTCCCACCAGCCCCTCAGAGCTCAGATATCCAGTCAGACCAAGAGCAGGAAAAAGCGTCCCACGAGATCAAGATCAAAGGCAGGAAGGCCACCAAACCCCCTCAATTAACCAG CACTGTCACTAATGGATCGGTGAAGAAAGAAAAGAGGAAACTTCGCACACACTCCTTAGAGACATTAGCCAAACTGAGAAGATCAAGTGAAATTTTGGCACAG AATGATGTGAAGTTTCCAACTCTAGACAATAACTCACTGGACCTGATGGCCTCAAAAAG tGCCAAAAGGGAAAAATCTTTGCCTTCATCAAGTACCTCAGATGTTGAATCTGTTGGTGCCACCAGCACCAGTGAAACTACCTCAACCACCATCTCGAGACAGTCCAG CTTGGGCAGTCCAAGTGGACCACACACCGGATGCCTCTGGCCCACCATCACACAGCCCCCACTGAAGAGGCCCCGGGGACGTCCGCGACAAGCACTGCAGCCGCCAAATCCTGAGATTCCTCTGCCCTGCAACCTAGAACCACAACCCAGCAACAGTGTCCCTGAGCCCAGTCCCCTCCCCTCCTGCCTCTACAGCAGCATGGACATCATACAGGGACTGAACCCTGACACCCAGCTCAGCCAACTCAAGACCTCTATCAGCACTTACTTCGGTGCTGCGGGTCGCTTGGCCTGCGGGGAGAAGTACCGTGTGCTGGCCCGCCGCGTCACTCATGACGGCAAAGTACAGTACTTGGTGGAATGGGAGGGGGTAACAGCTTCCTGA